From Pseudoalteromonas sp. DL-6, one genomic window encodes:
- a CDS encoding GreA/GreB family elongation factor: protein MNKAHVTEHLRFALDEQLNTAKIAAQTAHDTATHEESIAETQYDTLGLEAAYLAQGHAERVNECYKEIQLFEAIYNEPVTGTIAISSLVCLEDDAGTQKWFYLGPAAGGLTVDIKGTTIQVLTSGAPLGQQLLGKQVDDEVNLTIGDVKHSYDVVKVL, encoded by the coding sequence ATGAATAAAGCCCATGTTACTGAGCACCTGCGTTTTGCATTAGATGAGCAACTAAACACTGCAAAAATTGCAGCTCAAACAGCCCACGATACCGCTACTCATGAAGAAAGTATTGCAGAAACCCAATACGACACCCTCGGGCTTGAAGCTGCCTATTTAGCACAAGGTCACGCAGAGCGAGTTAATGAGTGCTATAAAGAAATACAACTATTTGAAGCCATATACAACGAACCCGTTACAGGCACCATCGCTATAAGCTCATTAGTATGTTTAGAAGACGATGCCGGCACACAAAAATGGTTTTATTTAGGCCCAGCAGCTGGTGGATTAACCGTTGATATTAAAGGCACAACTATTCAAGTACTTACCTCTGGTGCCCCTTTAGGGCAACAGTTATTAGGTAAACAAGTCGATGATGAAGTTAACTTAACTATCGGCGATGTAAAACATAGTTACGATGTGGTTAAAGTGCTTTGA
- the secF gene encoding protein translocase subunit SecF, whose protein sequence is MLNTFLECEAGSRIRYTGMLISAMFVLLSVFTIAQKGLNFGLDFTGGYLTEFTTSQGVELKQLEQFIAKNHQGEFELTAQGNNHFQLTQGPINTGNNDDWKTAISQNPAINAEVLSSAYIGSQVGDELFEQGCLALFAAMVAVMIYLAVRFEWRLALGSVVALLHDLVLVVGLFAWLQIEFNLTVLASLLAIIGYSLNDSIIVGDRVRELLRIPTNITLKPSSIINSAIKSTLTRTLITSGTTLATVASVWLLAGAPLQGFAIALFAGIVVGTLSSICIAATLPELLGLSVKNYDKQVDQQTQALMDMP, encoded by the coding sequence ATGCTTAACACTTTTTTAGAATGTGAGGCAGGGTCTCGTATACGTTATACAGGCATGCTGATCAGTGCTATGTTTGTGTTGTTATCGGTATTCACCATTGCACAAAAAGGGCTCAACTTTGGCCTTGATTTTACGGGTGGATATTTAACAGAGTTCACCACCAGCCAAGGTGTTGAACTAAAACAGCTTGAGCAATTTATTGCTAAAAACCACCAAGGTGAATTTGAACTAACAGCACAGGGCAATAATCATTTTCAATTAACACAAGGCCCCATTAATACAGGCAATAACGATGACTGGAAAACGGCCATTAGCCAAAACCCTGCTATAAATGCTGAAGTTTTATCATCGGCTTATATTGGCTCTCAAGTGGGTGATGAACTATTTGAACAAGGCTGCTTAGCATTATTTGCTGCTATGGTTGCGGTAATGATTTATTTAGCTGTTCGTTTTGAATGGCGTTTGGCATTAGGCTCTGTGGTGGCTTTATTACATGACTTGGTGCTAGTGGTTGGCTTATTTGCATGGTTACAAATAGAGTTTAACCTAACCGTTTTAGCCAGTTTGTTGGCGATTATTGGCTACTCACTAAATGACTCAATAATAGTGGGTGACAGGGTGCGCGAGCTGTTGCGCATACCAACAAACATCACACTCAAACCAAGCAGTATTATCAACAGTGCTATCAAAAGCACCTTAACTCGTACGCTTATTACCTCCGGGACTACGCTCGCAACGGTGGCCAGTGTTTGGCTGTTAGCAGGTGCGCCGCTTCAGGGATTTGCAATTGCTCTGTTTGCAGGAATAGTCGTAGGCACGTTATCGTCCATTTGTATTGCTGCAACATTACCCGAGCTACTTGGGTTAAGTGTTAAAAACTACGATAAGCAAGTGGATCAGCAAACGCAGGCATTAATGGATATGCCATAG
- a CDS encoding zinc ribbon domain-containing protein YjdM, whose translation MSLPACPKCQCEYVYEDQQLLICPECAYEWNPNNTSDEDAILVKDANGTLLADGDKVTVAKDLKIKGSSQVIKIGTKAVVRRVLDKKDHQLDCKVDGIGEMMVTAKFVKKA comes from the coding sequence ATGTCTCTTCCCGCTTGTCCTAAATGCCAATGTGAATACGTTTACGAAGACCAACAGCTGCTTATATGCCCAGAATGTGCTTATGAATGGAACCCAAATAATACAAGCGATGAAGACGCTATTTTGGTAAAAGATGCAAACGGCACTTTACTAGCCGATGGTGACAAAGTAACCGTAGCCAAAGATTTAAAAATTAAAGGCAGTTCTCAGGTTATAAAAATTGGCACGAAAGCGGTAGTTAGACGTGTGCTTGATAAAAAAGATCACCAGCTAGATTGTAAAGTCGATGGTATTGGCGAAATGATGGTAACGGCCAAGTTTGTGAAAAAAGCATGA